One Oncorhynchus masou masou isolate Uvic2021 chromosome 2, UVic_Omas_1.1, whole genome shotgun sequence genomic region harbors:
- the LOC135552829 gene encoding mucin-5AC-like has product MGTTKDTPIWRLICLVLLIRSTQTVSPTTSVTIIPTMITTIPTLSGVNASHNDQVCSTWGNYHFKTFDGDFFQLPSTCNHVVTSLCKSSYEAFNIQMRRQVVDNQPTISKITMKLDGVVVELSKGVVVVNGQTVTLPVSLSGVSIVKTTSNVKVVAKLGLVAVWNKDDSLMIEMNEKYRNQTCGLCGDFNEVQTYNEFIINGGKLSSSDYGNLWKLDGPLEVCEEPTLTSEESCGDEEFCQQLFSSAAFSSCTNYLDNDAFVETCLADLCHCDNSTNSFCLCNTISEYSRQCVHAGGKPQQWRAEQFCYKTCPDNMEYQECGSPCVDTCSNPEARQLCEDHCTGGCFCPLGTVFDDVNNSGCIPVSECLCVHNGQLYKSGESYTSNCKECTCAGGQWACTDKDCPGTCSVEGGSHINTYDGKAYTFHGSCSYILTKQCNGTEFTVLGDIVKCGLTDTETCMRAVTLALSSRSTVIRVQSCGSVFVNQILSQLPLYTAEVTVFKPSSFFIVIQTTLGVQLQIQLLPVMQIYITAISSYKGTTCGLCGNYNNVQADDFRVISGLVEGTAVAFANTWKTMSSCPDVKTSFENPCSLSIENEKYAQHWCSMLSDPKGVFSPCHSEIRPDTYKTNCMYDSCNCEKSEDCMCAAVSSYVHACAAEGIQLTGWRDTICNTFATCPSQTVYTYNMTSCGRTCRSLSMTDQSCQVKFVPVDGCGCAEGTYMDEAGQCVAPTNCPCYDKGSVVPAGETISRDGATCTCRQGTLSCTGEARLFICTLPMVFFNCSTAPPGASGSECQKSCKTLDMTCISTECTSGCMCPNGLVSDGNGDCIKEELCPCAHNGATYQAGETLKVDCNTCTCKDRQWQCTTHLCDGVCAIYGEGHYITFDEKRFNFNGNCEYTLIQDYCGNSNGSGSFRVLTENVPCGTKGTTCSKTIKLFLGTSELILADGNAQVVRSTPEEQFPKQISLLGNYLVIEVKSGLILMWDKKTSLFIKLSPQYQGLVCGLCGNYDGNANNDFTTRAQATVVDPVEFGNSWKVSSSCPSVSAVVHPCASNPYRASWAQKQCSIINSDVFTACQNQVDPSPYYDACVRDSCACDSGGDCECFCTAVAAYAKACNEAGACVAWRTPRICPLFCDYYNPTGECEWHYKACGAQCMKTCRNPSGDCSSLIPALEGCYPNCPAAQPYFNEETMKCVEREQCGCYDYEGNQYTNGQNLPAQNCETCTCTMTGVSCSYDVNDCTCLHNGKQHPYGETLYNTTDGIGNCIVAVCASNGTITRNISPCKVITTPVPTTTSPLTTTTVHATTTQTSTTTLKPTTVFHFSTPEPTSTSTWTSTTMETTTTTVPSTSGEESTSTTAEKSTKEETTTENIASTKPPKEVTTGPTTTSTTVNVETSTSTSQPTATGEETSGPVVITSNPTTLTTTTIAPTTTTPTTGGMTTVEETTNETSPSTKPPKEVTSGPTTTSTTVIVETSTSTSQPTATGEETSGPVVITSNPTTLTTTTIAPTTTTPSTGGTTRIEETTSESISTTSTKPPKEVPTGPTTTSTTVNVETSTSTSQPTATAHSNR; this is encoded by the exons ATGGGGACAACCAAGGATACACCGATATGGAGGCTGATATGCCTGGTACTACTGATCAGATCAACACAAACAG TGAGCCCCACCACAAGTGTAACAATCATCCCGACTATGATCACGACTATACCCACACTTTCAG GAGTGAATGCCTCACATAATGACCAGGTCTGCAGCACATGGGGTAACTATCACTTCAAGACCTTCGACGGGGACTTTTTCCAGCTCCCCTCGACCTGCAACCATGTTGTGACCTCACTGTGTAAGAGCAGCTATGAGGCTTTCAACATCCAGATGAGGCGGCAAGTGGTGGACAACCAGCCCACCATTAGCAAGATCACCATGAAGCTGGATGGTGTAGTGGTTGAGCTATCCAAGGGTGTTGTTGTGGTCAATGGGCAGAC GGTGACCCTGCCGGTCAGCTTGTCTGGAGTCAGCATCGTGAAGACTACATCCAATGTGAAGGTCGTAGCCAAACTGGGGCTGGTTGCTGTTTGGAACAAGGATGACTCCCTAATG ATTGAAATGAACGAGAAGTACAGAAACCAGACCTGCGGACTGTGTGGTGACTTCAATGAAGTCCAAACATACAATGAGTTCATCATcaatg GTGGGAAACTCTCTAGCTCTGACTATGGAAACCTCTGGAAACTGGATGGTCCTCTGGAAGTCTGTGAGGAGCCTACACTAACTTCTGAGGAGAGTTGTGGAGATGAG GAATTTTGTCAGCAGCTGTTCTCTAGTGCAGCTTTCAGTAGCTGCACTAATTATTTGGACAATGATGCCTTCGTCGAGACCTGCCTGGCTGACCTGTGCCACTGTGATAACAGCACCAACTCCTTCTGCCTGTGCAACACCATCTCAGAGTACTCCCGTCAGTGTGTTCATGCAGGGGGGAAGCCCCAGCAATGGAGGGCTGAACAGTTCTGCT ATAAGACATGCCCCGACAACATGGAGTACCAGGAGTGTGGAAGCCCCTGTGTTGACACCTGCTCCAACCCAGAGGCCAGACAGTTGTGTGAAGACCACTGTACAGGCGGCTGCTTCTGTCCTCTAG GTACTGTTTTCGATGATGTCAACAACAGTGGCTGTATTCCAGTGAGCGAATGCCTCTGTGTCCACAATGGACAATTATACAAGTCTGGAGAATCTTACACCAGCAACTGTAAAGAATG CACCTGTGCTGGTGGTCAGTGGGCCTGCACAGACAAGGACTGTCCTGGGACCTGCTCTGTGGAGGGAGGATCCCACATCAACACCTATGATGGGAAAGCCTACACCTTTCACGGAAGCTGCTCTTACATTCTGACCAAG CAATGCAATGGAACTGAATTCACCGTGCTGGGAGACATTGTGAAGTGTGGGTTGACTGACACTGAGACGTGTATGAGGGCTGTTACCCTTGCCCTCTCCAGCAGATCCACC GTGATCCGAGTCCAGTCATGTGGAAGTGTTTTTGTAAATCAGATTCTTTCTCAGCTCCCACTCTATACAG CTGAAGTGACCGTCTTCAAGCCCTCCTCATTCTTCATTGTTATCCAGACAACTCTTGGAGTTCAACTTCAGATCCAGCTTTTACCAGTTATGCAGATCTACATAACTGCCATCTCATCCTACAAAGGAACAACCTGTG GCCTTTGCGGAAACTACAATAATGTTCAGGCAGATGATTTCAGAGTCATCAGTGGATTGGTGGAGGGCACAGCTGTAGCTTTTGCCAACACATGGAAGACCATGTCTAGCTGCCCTGATGTCAAGACTAGCTTTGAAAACCCCTGCAGTTTGAGCATTGAAAATG AGAAATATGCCCAGCACTGGTGTTCCATGTTATCAGATCCTAAAGGAGTGTTCTCGCCTTGCCATTCTGAAATAAGACCTGACACCTACAAAACC AATTGCATGTATGACAGCTGTAACTGTGAGAAGAGTGAGGACTGCATGTGTGCTGCCGTCTCCTCTTATGTCCACGCTTGTGCTGCCGAGGGTATCCAGCTCACTGGCTGGAGAGACACTATCTGCA ATACATTTGCCACTTGCCCCAGTCAAACAGTTTATACCTACAACATGACCAGCTGTGGACGCACCTGCCGCTCCCTGAGCATGACAGACCAATCTTGCCAGGTGAAGTTTGTTCCGGTGGATGGATGTGGCTGTGCAGAGGGCACCTACATGGACGAGGCTGGCCAGTGTGTTGCCCCCACCAACTGTCCCTGCTATGACAAGGGCTCGGTGGTCCCTGCAGGAGAGACTATCAGCAGAGACGGTGCCACCTG CACTTGCAGACAAGGGACACTGAGTTGCACTGGGGAAGCAAGACTATTTA TATGCACACTGCCAATGGTTTTCTTCAACTGCTCAACTGCACCTCCAGGAGCTTCAGGTTCAGAGTGTCAGAAGAGCTGTAAAACTCTGGACATGACCTGT ATTAGCACAGAGTGCACATCAGGTTGTATGTGCCCCAACGGACTGGTTTCTGATGGAAACGGAGACTGCATCAAGGAGGAACTTTGTCCTTGTGCTCACAATGGAGCTACTTACCAAGCTGGAGAGACACTTAAGGTTGACTGCAATACATG TACTTGCAAGGACAGACAATGGCAGTGTACCACACATCTCTGTGATGGAGTTTGTGCAATCTATGGAGAGGGTCACTATATCACTTTTGATGAGAAAAGGTTCAACTTTAATGGAAACTGTGAATACACTCTCATTCAG GACTACTGTGGCAATAGTAATGGCAGTGGCAGCTTCAGAGTCCTCACTGAGAACGTTCCTTGTGGAACTAAAGGCACCACCTGCTCCAAGACCATCAAGCTCTTCCTGGGG ACCAGTGAGCTCATATTGGCAGATGGGAACGCTCAAGTTGTCAGGAGTACTCCAGAAGAGCAGTTTCCTAAACAGATCAGCCTTCTGGGGAATTATCTGGTCATTGAAGTCAAAAGTGGTCTAATCCTCATGTGGGACAAGAAGACCAGTCTCTTTATCAAGCTTAGCCCACAATACCAG GGCctggtgtgtggtctgtgtggaaACTATGATGGCAACGCAAACAATGACTTCACCACTAGAGCCCAAGCGACTGTTGTTGATCCGGTGGAATTTGGAAACAGCTGGAAagtttcatcaagctgtccaagTGTATCCGCTGTAGTGCACCCATGTGCCTCCAACCCGTACAGAGCGTCTTGGGCCCAGAAACAGTGCAGCATCATTAACAGTGATGTCTTCACAGCCTGCCAGAACCAG GTGGACCCCTCTCCTTACTATGATGCTTGTGTGAGAGACTCATGTGCTTGTGACAGTGGTGGAGACTGCGAGTGCTTCTGTACCGCAGTGGCAGCTTATGCAaaggcctgtaatgaagctggaGCATGCGTAGCCTGGAGAACCCCTCGAATTTGCC CACTGTTCTGTGATTACTACAACCCTACTGGAGAATGTGAGTGGCACTACAAGGCATGTGGAGCTCAGTGTATGAAGACCTGCAGAAACCCTTCCGGAGACTGTTCTAGTTTAATTCCAGCATTGGAAG GCTGCTATCCTAACTGTCCTGCGGCACAACCTTACTTCAATGAGGAGACAATGAAGTGTGTGGAGAGGGAACAATGTGGCTGTTATGACTATGAAGGAAACCAGTACACCAATGGACAGAATCTTCCGGCACAAAATTGTGAAACATG CACCTGCACAATGACTGGAGTGAGCTGTAGTTATGATGTAAATG ATTGTACATGCTTGCATAATGGTAAACAACACCCATATGGAGAAACCCTCTACAATACAACAGATGGGATTGGTAACTGCATAGTTGCTGTTTGTGCCTCGAACGGAACCATTACCAGGAACATTTCCCCTTGTAAAGTGATCACAACTCCAGTACCAACCACAACATCCCCTCTGACCACAACAACTGTCCATGCAACTACAACACAGACCTCTACAACAACACTAAAGCCCACAACTGTCTTCCACTTCTCAACACCTG aaccaacatcaacatcaacatggACGTCAACAACAATGGAGACCACAACAACTACGGTACCCTCAACAAGTGGAGAAGAATCTACATCGACGACAGCTGAAAAGTCAACAAAGGAAGAAACAACAACTGAGAACATCGCATccacaaagccacctaaagaaGTCACCACaggcccaacaaccacttccacaACTGTAAATGTTGAAACTTCTACTTCAACATCACAGCCCACagcaacaggtgaagaaacatcagggccagttgtcattacatccaatcccactactttaacaacaacaacaattgcaCCCACAACAACGacacctaccacaggtggaatGACAACAGTTGAAGAAACCACAAATGAGACAAGTCCATCTACAAAACCACCTAAAGAAGTCACCTCaggcccaacaaccacttccaccactgtaattgttgaaacctcTACTTCAACATCACAACCCACagcaacaggtgaagaaacatcagggccagttgtcattacatccaatcccactactttaacaacaacaacaattgcaCCCACAACAACGACACCTAGCACGGGTGGAACAACAAGAATTGAAGAAACCACATCTGAGTCAATTTCAACTACATCGACAAAGCCACCTAAAGAAGTCCCCACgggcccaacaaccacttccaccactgtaaatgttgaaacctctacttcaacatcacagcccacagcaacag cccacagcaacaggtga